In a single window of the Verrucomicrobia bacterium CG1_02_43_26 genome:
- the glnQ gene encoding glutamine ABC transporter ATP-binding protein (similar to ATP-binding component of ABC transporters) translates to MAHKEQPLISVKDLCKSYDDDLVLNRVSVDVEEGDLVSIIGPSGCGKSTFLRCLNCLEVMDSGRISIAGLTLQRDKQYDRLSSTFHNTAHDLREQVGMVFQGLNLFPHMTILENIILSPMVVKKQTKAVAVDNAIRLLEKVGLKNFASRYPYSLSGGQQQRAAIARALAMMPKVMLYDEPTSSLDPELVEEVLQVMRAIDEEGMTQIVVTHEMAFAQDASDYIIYMEDGEIVEISDEDEIFVSPQDERTRRFLKKYL, encoded by the coding sequence ATGGCGCACAAGGAACAACCGCTCATATCCGTTAAAGATTTATGTAAAAGTTATGACGACGACTTGGTGCTCAATCGGGTAAGCGTTGATGTGGAAGAAGGGGACCTGGTCTCTATCATCGGCCCATCGGGATGCGGCAAGTCTACCTTTTTACGTTGTTTGAATTGCCTGGAAGTGATGGATTCCGGGCGCATTTCGATAGCGGGGTTAACGCTGCAGCGGGATAAGCAATATGACCGATTAAGTAGCACCTTTCACAACACCGCGCATGATTTGAGGGAACAAGTGGGAATGGTCTTTCAGGGGCTAAATTTATTTCCCCATATGACGATATTGGAGAATATTATATTGTCTCCGATGGTTGTTAAAAAGCAGACAAAAGCAGTTGCTGTGGATAACGCGATTCGTTTGCTGGAAAAAGTAGGCCTGAAGAACTTTGCGAGCCGGTATCCCTATAGCTTGTCCGGCGGGCAGCAACAGCGAGCGGCGATCGCGAGAGCATTGGCGATGATGCCTAAAGTGATGCTGTATGATGAGCCAACGTCCTCCCTTGACCCTGAATTAGTGGAAGAAGTGCTACAGGTAATGCGGGCGATTGACGAAGAAGGGATGACACAGATAGTTGTTACCCATGAAATGGCCTTTGCGCAAGACGCGTCCGACTACATTATTTATATGGAAGACGGGGAAATTGTTGAAATATCTGATGAAGACGAAATATTTGTTTCGCCCCAAGACGAGCGTACCAGGCGATTCCTGAAGAAGTATCTGTAA
- a CDS encoding aminodeoxychorismate synthase, component I encodes MLVERIDHFDTQELFNRFAHRNYAFFLDSGRGYGDLGKFSFIGCDPFLVFKSKGNKLSITTTGDSASPNTSNGAPLDTLRLLLREYAVINESDFPFIGGAVGFFGYELCHQLEKLPHTTTDDRNIEDLQLGFYDGIIAIDHVKNEAYAITLGLSMPAEERMAELLAIVNEDIVLPLPSLSKQADFQPDMSQFEASLSPAEHHSAVNKIKDYIAAGDAYEVNLTLRFECALLDNPINIYNHLRQINPAPFSAFLGFDDLQVLSASPELFLKKQSQYIETRPIKGTRPRGKNEAEDLRLREELLQSEKDKAELLMIVDLARNDLGRVCEYGSVKEENVFAVSAFPSVFHLDATISGTLRPRLDIVDALKAAFPGGSITGAPKIRSMEIIDEIEPTQRDIYTGAIGYIGFDGNACLNIAIRTIICKNEKAYFHVGGAIVWDSSPEDEYQEALHKGRLLAKALQYTQQEDACLVR; translated from the coding sequence ATGCTTGTCGAAAGAATCGATCATTTTGATACACAAGAGCTTTTCAATCGTTTCGCTCATCGTAACTATGCCTTTTTCTTGGATAGTGGTAGGGGCTATGGTGACTTGGGTAAATTCTCGTTCATCGGGTGCGATCCTTTTCTCGTATTTAAGTCAAAAGGCAATAAACTTTCAATCACCACGACTGGGGATTCCGCTTCGCCTAACACTTCCAATGGCGCTCCTTTAGATACGCTACGTCTTCTGCTGCGTGAATATGCCGTTATCAACGAAAGCGACTTTCCTTTTATCGGTGGCGCTGTCGGCTTCTTCGGCTACGAGCTTTGCCATCAATTAGAAAAATTACCGCATACAACAACAGATGATCGCAACATAGAGGATCTACAGCTCGGTTTTTATGATGGTATCATTGCCATCGATCATGTCAAAAATGAGGCCTACGCCATCACACTTGGTCTCTCTATGCCCGCAGAAGAGCGTATGGCAGAGCTCTTAGCTATTGTAAATGAGGATATTGTGCTTCCACTTCCTAGCTTAAGCAAGCAAGCCGACTTTCAACCGGACATGTCCCAATTTGAGGCTAGCTTGTCTCCCGCCGAACACCACAGCGCCGTCAATAAGATCAAGGACTATATCGCCGCTGGAGATGCCTACGAGGTCAACTTAACCCTGCGTTTTGAGTGCGCTTTGCTCGATAATCCGATTAATATCTACAATCACCTGCGTCAAATAAACCCGGCTCCGTTTAGCGCTTTCCTTGGCTTTGATGATCTTCAGGTTCTCTCCGCTTCTCCGGAGCTTTTTCTTAAAAAACAGAGCCAATACATCGAAACGCGGCCGATTAAGGGCACTCGCCCACGGGGCAAGAATGAGGCCGAGGATCTCCGTCTGCGCGAGGAGCTCCTCCAAAGCGAAAAGGACAAAGCTGAGCTCCTCATGATTGTAGACTTGGCCAGAAACGACCTCGGGCGTGTCTGCGAGTATGGCTCCGTTAAGGAAGAAAACGTCTTTGCCGTCAGTGCCTTTCCTTCCGTATTCCATTTAGATGCAACCATCAGCGGCACGCTCCGTCCAAGGTTAGATATAGTAGACGCGCTCAAAGCAGCTTTCCCTGGTGGCTCCATCACCGGCGCTCCTAAAATCAGATCCATGGAAATCATAGATGAAATAGAGCCCACCCAGCGCGACATCTACACAGGCGCGATCGGCTACATCGGCTTTGATGGAAACGCTTGCCTAAACATCGCCATACGCACCATCATCTGCAAAAACGAAAAGGCTTATTTTCACGTCGGCGGTGCCATCGTATGGGACTCCTCTCCAGAGGACGAATACCAAGAAGCCCTCCACAAGGGTCGCCTGCTCGCCAAAGCCCTCCAATACACACAACAGGAAGATGCTTGCCTCGTCCGATAA
- a CDS encoding tRNA (adenosine(37)-N6)-threonylcarbamoyltransferase complex transferase subunit TsaD, translated as MILAIESSCDESALALLDPAKGFLGEWIHSQLALHSEYGGVVPALASREHLNNLPRLMESPLKVLSDGDARVDKIAVTYGPGLAGCLALGIAMARALSLAWGVPVVGVNHLRGHAFSPFIELFEADPEAFMAEYKALLPHLGMIVSGGNTIIFELCENGEITILAETIDDAAGEALDKGAKLLGMPYPGGALIEKKAKNGNREAFDFPRALGKSKDGRFSFSGLKTSLRYVLEKMSDNELSGNLNDLCASYQAAVMDQLCWKLEWFLSEKKYASAGLSGGVANNKVLRERFSEIARERQAKPFIAKPQHTGDNAGMIAFAAYIDPEGCFDAGSEKLSFDPALRL; from the coding sequence ATGATTTTGGCGATTGAGAGTTCGTGCGACGAGTCTGCGCTTGCTTTACTGGACCCGGCTAAGGGGTTTTTAGGGGAATGGATACATAGCCAACTTGCCCTGCATAGTGAGTATGGCGGCGTTGTGCCCGCGCTTGCATCTCGTGAGCATCTTAATAACCTGCCTCGCCTAATGGAATCACCATTGAAGGTGCTGTCTGATGGGGATGCAAGAGTCGATAAGATTGCTGTTACGTATGGACCAGGGCTAGCTGGGTGTTTGGCGCTCGGAATCGCAATGGCAAGGGCATTATCATTGGCATGGGGAGTGCCGGTTGTTGGAGTAAACCATTTGAGGGGACACGCCTTTTCGCCCTTTATTGAGCTGTTTGAGGCCGACCCTGAGGCTTTTATGGCCGAATACAAAGCCCTTTTGCCTCATTTAGGCATGATCGTTTCAGGCGGCAATACAATTATCTTTGAGCTGTGTGAGAACGGCGAGATCACTATTTTAGCGGAAACAATTGATGATGCGGCGGGAGAAGCTTTAGATAAAGGGGCTAAACTCCTCGGTATGCCGTACCCTGGAGGGGCGCTTATTGAGAAAAAGGCGAAAAACGGCAATAGAGAAGCCTTTGACTTCCCGAGGGCTTTAGGAAAGAGCAAGGACGGCCGCTTTAGCTTTTCCGGGCTCAAGACGAGCCTGCGTTATGTCCTTGAAAAGATGAGTGATAATGAGCTTTCTGGGAATTTAAACGATCTGTGTGCCAGCTACCAGGCGGCAGTTATGGATCAGCTCTGCTGGAAGCTGGAATGGTTCTTGAGTGAAAAGAAGTATGCGAGCGCAGGCCTTTCCGGTGGTGTAGCGAATAATAAGGTGTTGCGGGAACGCTTTTCTGAAATTGCTAGGGAGAGGCAGGCAAAGCCCTTTATTGCCAAACCGCAGCATACGGGAGATAACGCCGGTATGATCGCGTTTGCTGCCTATATTGACCCTGAAGGCTGTTTTGATGCCGGGAGCGAAAAGCTTTCGTTTGATCCGGCATTACGGTTGTAA
- a CDS encoding twin arginine-targeting protein translocase TatC, giving the protein MSILDHLEELRWLIVRCCLAFIVGCVIVGSFFPYFAKLLLYPLNKAIGTGGTPLLQGLVTTSPMGIFSVIIQICLLGGLTISLPVMLYFIAKYINPGLRREEKSLIVPGSIAIICLFLVGAGFSYFYIIPASLAVAIHLNEIVGFQLIWSASTYYSMVVWMTLGVGFCFEFPLALLLLIQLGILSTDKLRRIRRHMIVIVLVAAGLITPSSDPFSLMLLAVPLYLLYEGAMLVGRRIERKRARVVEEE; this is encoded by the coding sequence ATGTCCATACTGGATCATCTTGAGGAACTTCGCTGGCTGATTGTTCGTTGTTGCTTAGCCTTCATTGTAGGGTGTGTTATCGTAGGTTCGTTTTTTCCCTATTTTGCAAAATTGTTATTGTACCCGCTTAACAAAGCGATAGGTACCGGAGGTACGCCCCTACTGCAGGGGCTTGTGACGACCAGTCCAATGGGTATTTTTTCCGTTATTATCCAAATATGCCTTCTGGGCGGGCTGACCATTTCACTGCCTGTAATGCTCTATTTTATTGCTAAATACATTAACCCTGGGTTGCGGCGAGAGGAGAAATCGCTCATCGTTCCTGGAAGTATCGCTATTATTTGTTTATTTCTAGTAGGAGCTGGTTTTAGCTATTTTTATATTATACCGGCATCGCTGGCTGTTGCGATACACTTAAATGAAATTGTTGGTTTTCAACTTATTTGGTCAGCGTCAACATACTATAGTATGGTAGTCTGGATGACGCTCGGCGTGGGTTTTTGTTTCGAGTTTCCGCTTGCGCTCTTGTTACTCATTCAATTAGGGATCCTTTCAACGGATAAATTGAGGCGGATAAGGCGGCATATGATTGTGATCGTGTTGGTTGCTGCGGGGTTAATCACCCCAAGTAGCGATCCTTTTAGCCTGATGCTACTGGCTGTGCCGCTCTATTTGCTTTATGAGGGGGCTATGTTGGTTGGTCGCCGGATAGAGCGGAAACGAGCTCGAGTTGTAGAGGAAGAGTAA
- a CDS encoding GNAT family N-acetyltransferase: MKVIETERLILRTWAAHDADAYFRINQDPRVYEFLLGPITREQVNAFIESSIQSFNDHRFCLFAVALKENNALIGFIGLSIPKFEAHFTPCVEIGWRLSSQHWGKGYATEGARAVLDYGFNTIGLGEIVAFTVPANKRSIQVMEKLSMKRDLDGDFPHPLVTEGHPLSHHVLYKVSKNS, from the coding sequence ATGAAAGTAATCGAAACAGAAAGGCTTATCTTGCGCACATGGGCCGCCCATGATGCCGATGCCTACTTCCGCATTAATCAAGATCCCAGGGTATATGAGTTCCTGCTAGGCCCGATAACGAGAGAGCAAGTGAATGCATTTATCGAAAGCAGCATCCAATCCTTTAATGATCATCGTTTTTGCCTTTTCGCCGTAGCGCTCAAGGAAAATAATGCATTAATCGGATTCATCGGTCTTTCTATCCCCAAATTTGAGGCTCATTTCACCCCTTGTGTCGAAATCGGGTGGCGCCTGAGCTCACAACACTGGGGTAAGGGGTATGCGACAGAGGGCGCAAGGGCGGTACTCGATTACGGGTTCAATACGATTGGCCTAGGCGAAATCGTTGCGTTCACGGTTCCCGCAAACAAGCGATCTATCCAAGTCATGGAAAAGCTCAGCATGAAGCGAGACTTGGATGGTGATTTTCCCCACCCACTGGTCACCGAAGGCCACCCGCTGTCACACCATGTGCTATACAAGGTAAGCAAAAATTCTTAA
- a CDS encoding ABC transporter ATP-binding protein has protein sequence MVNYKEDQQAVPIVVEGLNKSYGDQQVLFDISFSVKAGETFVIMGPSGSGKSVLLKAIIGLEKPDTGSVLINKLDASLKSTHVNVVTGIVFQAGALFNSMSVFDNLALYPREHRLLSGKALDNEVMETLKMLSLEQAANKFPSELSGGMKKRVSIARALMMKPQLLLYDEPTSELDPIMAATISEIIATLNEKIHVTSVVVSHDRDLAFAIADRVAVLYDGKIIAIDTPKALKELDDPIVKEFLNPKIDLANPRFKENI, from the coding sequence ATGGTAAACTATAAAGAAGATCAGCAAGCAGTGCCTATCGTTGTCGAAGGGCTCAATAAGAGCTATGGTGATCAGCAAGTATTGTTTGATATTTCATTTTCGGTGAAGGCGGGAGAGACCTTTGTGATTATGGGGCCTAGCGGTTCCGGTAAGTCCGTTTTGTTGAAAGCAATTATAGGTTTGGAGAAACCGGATACGGGATCAGTGCTTATAAATAAATTAGATGCTTCCTTGAAGTCGACCCACGTTAACGTGGTTACAGGCATTGTATTTCAGGCAGGCGCTTTATTTAACTCGATGTCTGTCTTTGATAACCTGGCGCTTTATCCGCGCGAGCACCGGCTGCTTTCTGGGAAAGCGTTGGATAATGAAGTGATGGAAACCCTAAAGATGCTATCCTTGGAGCAAGCAGCTAACAAATTTCCCTCAGAGCTTTCTGGCGGCATGAAAAAGCGTGTTTCGATTGCGAGAGCTCTCATGATGAAACCTCAGCTTTTATTGTATGATGAGCCTACTTCTGAGCTGGACCCTATTATGGCGGCAACGATCTCTGAAATTATAGCCACGTTGAATGAGAAGATACACGTTACGAGTGTTGTGGTATCCCATGATCGCGATTTAGCTTTTGCTATCGCTGACCGAGTTGCTGTTTTGTATGATGGCAAAATAATAGCCATTGATACCCCTAAGGCTTTAAAGGAACTGGACGATCCTATTGTAAAAGAATTTTTAAACCCAAAGATTGATTTAGCGAACCCTCGCTTTAAAGAAAATATATAA
- a CDS encoding glycine cleavage system protein H, translating to MAEVPQNLKYTKEHEWVELTGGKQATIGITHHAQEALGDITFIELPSIGKHFKKGEIFGVVESVKAASDLYMPVGGTVVEVNKSLETGPEQVNSSPYANGWMLKIEADNEAEINELLSAKDYAAII from the coding sequence ATGGCAGAAGTCCCTCAAAACCTGAAATACACTAAGGAACACGAATGGGTGGAGCTTACAGGCGGCAAACAAGCAACCATAGGCATTACCCACCACGCGCAGGAGGCCTTGGGCGACATCACTTTTATAGAACTGCCCTCCATTGGGAAGCATTTCAAAAAGGGCGAGATCTTCGGGGTCGTAGAATCCGTCAAAGCTGCTTCAGACCTATACATGCCCGTAGGCGGAACGGTCGTTGAAGTAAATAAATCCCTCGAAACCGGCCCAGAGCAGGTAAACTCCTCCCCTTACGCCAATGGCTGGATGCTCAAAATCGAAGCAGATAATGAGGCCGAAATCAATGAGCTCCTGTCAGCTAAAGATTACGCAGCGATCATCTAA
- a CDS encoding transcriptional regulator, which translates to MNDLKDKILKYIKKRKIVRRRDLKEIGAPPYYLNLLESEGKVQKLGRGLYCSNDYEFDEKQSYIEICKRVPHGVICLLSALTFYEITTQNPYQIWVAVDRKAKPPKLDYPPIRAFQFSGKAFTEGVEKIKRQGTEIKVYCPAKTVADCFKYRNKIGIDVAIEALRDTWRRKLLTLKELNYYAKICRVQKVMKPYVESLI; encoded by the coding sequence ATGAACGACTTGAAAGACAAAATCTTAAAGTATATTAAAAAAAGAAAAATCGTCAGGAGAAGGGATCTCAAGGAAATTGGCGCGCCTCCTTACTACCTCAATCTATTGGAAAGCGAAGGAAAGGTGCAAAAACTGGGTCGTGGGCTCTATTGCTCCAATGATTACGAATTTGATGAAAAACAGAGTTATATAGAAATCTGCAAACGAGTCCCGCATGGCGTAATTTGCCTTCTTTCCGCTCTCACTTTTTACGAAATCACGACACAGAACCCTTACCAGATCTGGGTTGCCGTAGATCGTAAGGCGAAACCCCCTAAACTCGATTACCCACCTATTCGCGCTTTTCAATTCTCGGGAAAAGCCTTTACTGAAGGGGTTGAGAAAATCAAAAGACAGGGTACGGAAATCAAAGTATACTGCCCGGCTAAAACGGTTGCCGACTGTTTTAAATATAGAAACAAAATCGGGATAGATGTCGCCATTGAAGCTCTCCGGGATACTTGGCGACGGAAGCTGCTTACCTTAAAGGAACTCAATTATTACGCCAAGATATGCCGCGTCCAAAAGGTAATGAAGCCTTATGTTGAGTCATTGATTTAA
- a CDS encoding penicillin-binding protein activator LpoB, whose product MKKQIWIAIAGMVFIGLTGCKTTKVDYAEPVSATPLTTDFSFSDVNFVANDMVDSMLISPATVAITQDRRPLVVVDRIRNKTDQHIDTESITDTIRTQLIRSGKFRFTDKVTRADQKEELEYQNYSGMVDPNNKADIGKQYGAEYMVTGSIVSYVERNSKVLRKSYKFNLILTNIQTGVIEWSDEVPITKQQTRSTFGR is encoded by the coding sequence ATGAAAAAACAAATATGGATTGCGATAGCAGGGATGGTTTTCATAGGGCTTACGGGCTGTAAGACAACAAAAGTTGATTACGCGGAGCCGGTGAGCGCGACGCCGTTAACGACGGATTTTAGTTTTTCTGACGTGAACTTTGTCGCTAATGACATGGTGGACTCGATGCTTATTTCACCCGCTACGGTAGCGATCACGCAAGACCGCAGACCGTTGGTGGTGGTTGACCGTATACGTAATAAGACAGATCAGCACATTGACACAGAGTCTATTACCGATACTATTCGCACGCAGCTAATACGCTCCGGGAAGTTCCGTTTTACGGATAAAGTAACCCGTGCGGATCAAAAGGAAGAGCTTGAGTACCAAAACTACAGCGGTATGGTTGATCCTAATAACAAAGCTGACATCGGCAAGCAGTATGGTGCGGAGTATATGGTGACTGGTTCTATTGTATCCTATGTAGAACGTAACAGCAAAGTGTTACGCAAGTCGTATAAATTTAACTTGATTTTGACAAACATACAAACGGGTGTGATTGAGTGGTCTGATGAAGTACCGATCACAAAGCAACAGACACGAAGTACGTTTGGTAGGTAA